The window CGTCCGCCTCAGCCCGATGACGCTGCCGTTATCCACTATGACCAGCTTGCAAACCGGGTCAAGATCCTGCTTGGTGTTGAACGGTTTCAGGAGGTGCTTCCGATTGCCGAGCAATTGGTGACGGCGGCAGCCGAGGCGTATGGAGCGGAATCGGCGCAATATGCTTCAGCGATTCTGCAAGTTGGGGAAATCAACTATCGGGTTCGCAACCTTCCCAAGGCGGAATCCTCATATGTGCAGGCACTGGCCCTGCGGGAAAAACTGTTCGGTCCTGACCATGAAGAAGTCAGCATTGTGCTCAATAATCTGGCCCTCTTGTATAAAGCCAAACGGGAATTTGATAAAGCCGTTGGCACCGCCCAACGATCCATTGCCATTATCGAAAAAGTGGTCGGACTCAATCATCCGCAGGTGGCAATGGGGTACAACACCCTGGGTGAAATCTATCGGGTCCAAAACAAGTTTGCCCAGGCGGAAACGACGTTTCAAACGGCCCTGTCCCGAGGTGACTACATCAAGGCGGTTGAATTGTTGAAAGAGGTGGTTGTCAAACGCAAAGCAACCGTGGGTGAAAAACATCCACTCTATGCCACGGGACTACTGAATTTAGCCGAAGGGTATCGTAAAATCGGACGCTTTGCGGAGATGGAACCCTTGATGAAACAGGCGCTGGCGATCCAACAGGAAGCCAACGGCCCAGAGAGTTTTCCCGTTGCGACGTGTCTTAATAATTTGGGTGATTACTATCGGGAGACAGGAAATTACGGTTTGGCGGAAACCTATCTTCAGCAAGCACTGTCCATTGTCGAGAAAATAGACGGCAAGCAAAGCCTTGAACTCTGCCCAACATTGATCAATTTGGGTGTTCAGGCGGAAGCCCGATTTGATTTTCAGACGGCTGAGAGCTACTACCGACGGGCACTGACCATACAGGAACATCAATCGGTTAAAGATGAGCTACAGATAGCAAATACCTATTTAAACCTAAGCAGAGTTTTTTTTGCTCAAGGAAATTTGGATCGAGACATTGAATTAAAGAAACGAGTATTAACCATTTTCGAGAAAGTTCTCCCTTCTTCTCACCCAAGTATTAACTGGGGATATCGAAATTTAGGAAGAGCGTACCTGGCAGCAAAAGACTATCCACAAGCAACGATATTCTTGGAAAAGGCTCAAGCTCACCTCTTAGGTCAAGCTGTGCCTTCAATTGAGGACCTTGTTTTTATTTATTTTAACCTTGGAAATCTTTACTGGAAATTGAATGATCTCAACCAGGCGGAGTTCTATTTCAATAAAGCCTTAACAGAAGTAGAGAACGTTCCAGATACAAGCTCCGCCAATAATTCAGGGGTTTTTATTACATTATTTTCTTTTTATAGCCAAACAGGTGATTTTCAGAGAGCAAAAACATACTTAGGAAAATTTCAAGATCTTATTGAGAAAAGACTGGTCACTAACCTCATCACTGGCTCAGAAAATCAAAAGCAACTACTTATTAAAGGCCAATGGGGTTGGTTTGATCATGCTATCTCATTTCACCTTGCCCACTTTGCAGAGCAATCAAATCTGTCTCAACTTGCACTTCAGGCAATTCTCAGGAAAAAAGGCCGTGCCTTGGATGCAATGACTAACAACATCAATACTTTACGATCCCAAAGTTCACCTGAGGGGCAGGCAGCCATGGATGAACTATTTGTTCTTCGGAGCCGCCTTTCGGCTTTGAGTTTGCGCGGGCCAGGAAAAACCCCGATTGAACAATATCGGGCCAAACTCGCCGACCTCGAAAAACAAACCAGTCGGCTTGAGACCAAACTCAGTACTCTGAGCTTTCAGTATCGCCAACTTGCCACCCCGGTCAATCTTCCAGATATTCAAGCCGCAATTCCAGAGCAGAGCACGCTGGTTGAGTATTGTGTGTACGTTCCATATTCTACCCAAACCTGGGGATCACCCCGCTATGCGGTCTATACCCTGGATCGAAGTGGAAAGATTGGGTTTGCCGATTTGGGGGAACGGTCTGAAATTGACAACCTGATCAAGGAATTTCGTCAGGCGCTGGCAGCGGCTGGCGACCAGCGGAATCTGACCAAAATCAACCTTTCAACTGAGCGCCGAAGGTCACTCAACCAGGTCCAGAAACTGGCGCGTCAACTTGATGCCAAACTCCTGCAGCCGGTTCGGAAGTTTATCGGTAACAAAGACCATCTCCTGATCTCACCTGACGGCGCGCTCAACCTGATTCCCTTTGCCGCGCTGGTTGATGAATCCCACCGCTATCTGGTCGAGTCGCACGAAATCACCTACCTTTCTAGTGGACGCGACCTGCTCCGCTTGAAAGACAAAATTCCGACCAGCCAGCCGGCGTTGGTCCTGGCCAACCCCAAATTTGATGACGGGCCTGGTCCAACCATTTTTGGTCAGCATTTCGACCCACTGGTTCAGCTTCCAGGTGGCGAGCAGGAAGGCAAACTCCTGAAATCCCTCTTTCCAAAAACCCAGTTGAAACAAGGGGGCGATGCCACTGAAACCATTCTGAAACAAACCCAACAACCGGAAATTCTCCATATTGCCACCCACGGCTACTTTCTGGAACCGGATCAGACAACTCAGGCACTTACCCAAACCCTTGAAAACCGGTCTCTCAGCCTTGGGCTGTCTGACCAGACGGTTTCTCCTGAGTTTATTCGACAATCAAGCCCGCTCCTGCGTTCGATGCTCTTCTTTTCGGGTGCCAATCGTCCCCAAACCCCAACCGAAGCTGGTGATGACGGCATCCTGACCGCCCTTGAAGTTGCCAGCCTGAACCTTTGGGGGACAAAACTGGTGGTCCTTTCAGCCTGTGACACTGGGGTCGGAGAAGTCAAACGCGGGGATGGCGTCTTCGGTCTGCGCCGGGCGCTGGTCCTGGCCGGGAGCGAATCCCAAATGATCAGCCTCTGGCCGGTTTCTGATGCTGGCACACGCGAGTTGATGTTCAAATATTATCGCCGTCTCAAAGCCGGCGAGGGCCGCAGCAAAGCCCTGCGCAACGCCCAACTTGACCTCATCAAAAATCCAAAGCGTAAACATCCCTATTTTTGGGCCAGCTTTATCCAGTCCGGCGAATGGGCCAACCTCAACGGAAAACGGTGACAAGGTGACAAAGTGACAGAATGACAGAATTTGACCAGTTGTCACCTTGTCACCTTGTCACCTTGTCACCTTGTCATCCTGTCACCCTGTCATTCGGTCACCTTGTCACCTTGTCACCCTGTCACCCTGTCACCCTGTCATTCGGTCACCTTGTCATCTGGTCAATGCTTCATTCTTCATTCCCCATAGATTCACAGACCTTTTTCCTGTATGGTTTGACTTCAGGTGTGAGTCATCCTGCCAACCTCAACAACCCAGGTAGCCAAACTGAATTCAGCTTATGCGATCAGGAACACTCACCTTCATCCTGGTGGTCGGTTTTTATTGCTTTGGCGGCGGAATATTGCCTACCCCATCTGGCAGTATTGTTCCGGATCCTCAACCTGCCCAGGTTACTCCCCCAGCTTCGGCTTCTAAAGCTCCTACCCCGCCAATTTCCTCAAGTATTTCGCTGACAGATTTGACCTCGTCAACCAGTTCTAAAGCTGATCCAACTGATCGCCTTCGACCAGGATTTCGAGTCTACACCGACCGGGATGGATTACCCCAAAACACCATTATGGCCATGGCGGTTGATCACAACGGCTATTTCTGGGCTGGCACCCAGGACGGGGCCGCGTGGTACAACGGACGCTCCTGGACAGTGGTCAACATGCCCAACCAGAGCACTTCAAACTACATCACCGACATCTTGCCAGCTTCGGATCAAAGTATCTGGTTCGCCCAGTTTGATGGTGGGTTGTGCCGGTTGAAGGATGGACAATGGACCACCATTGATACCCGGTCAGGGTTGCCGAGCAATCAGATGCGATGTTTGCTTGAGACCAGATCCCCAACCGGAAACCCAATTCTCTGGGCGGGGACCGATGGTGGCGGACTCGCGAAATTCGAAAATGGAAAATGGTCAGTCATTACCACCCAAAATGGTCTGCCCAGTAACCGGGTATGGACATTGCTGGAAACAATTGAACCGGGGGGCATATCGGCCCTGTGGGTTGGAACCTTTGGTGGGGGACTGGCCCGGCTAATAGGCAACTCCTGGCAAACATTTGACCAGAGTTCAGGGCTGCCAGACAACTCGGTCCGCGATTTATTAGCCAGCGTCTCACCCACTGGCCAGCCAGTTCTTTGGGTCGCGACTGATTCCGGCGGTCTGGCAAAACTTGAAAATGACGTCTGGACAGTGGTGGATAGCCATTCGGGGCTGCCCAGTAATCGGGTTGATGCACTGGCGGAAACGATTTCCAAAAATGGAGTGCGGACGTTGTGGATCGGTACTCCGGGCGGACTGGTCCGGAGTGAACCTGGGAAATGGATGGTCTATGACATCAACTATGGGCTTCCGAACAACACCATTCGCAGCCTGTTTTCATTTTCTGGCCCTGCGGCTTCCTCAACCCTTTGGATCGGCACTTTCGGCGGCCTGGTCCGGCTGGAACAGGGAAAATGGCTTGCCTGTGATACCCGAACGGGATTGCCTGACAACGGCGTGATGAGTTTACTCGAATCTCAAAATCCAGATGGAATTTACAGTCTGTGGTTCGGGACGTTTGGGGGTGGATTGGCCCGGTTTGATCAGGGAAAATGGACGATTTACAGTGCTCCATTCAATTTGCCGGACAATATTGTGGCGGCCCTGCTGAGTACACCAAATCCCGATGGGAATCCAACCATTTGGGTTGGCACCAATCGTGGGCTGGCACGGCTGGAGAAAAACCAGTGGACGGTGTTTAACACCAAAAATGGCCTGCCAGGTGACCCGATTCAATGCCTGATGGCCACCAAAGCCTCAGACGGCACACCGGTCGTGTGGGTTGGAACGCGGGGTGGCCTGGCCAAATTCCAAAATGGACAGTGGGATACCAGTCTCACCGAAGGACTTCCGCCGCTGGCACGCCATATCGAGTGTTTGCTTGAAACTACCTCAAAAAACGGGTTGAAGTCGTTGTGGGCCGGCACTCGAAGCGGTGGGTT of the Acidobacteriota bacterium genome contains:
- a CDS encoding CHAT domain-containing protein, coding for RPPQPDDAAVIHYDQLANRVKILLGVERFQEVLPIAEQLVTAAAEAYGAESAQYASAILQVGEINYRVRNLPKAESSYVQALALREKLFGPDHEEVSIVLNNLALLYKAKREFDKAVGTAQRSIAIIEKVVGLNHPQVAMGYNTLGEIYRVQNKFAQAETTFQTALSRGDYIKAVELLKEVVVKRKATVGEKHPLYATGLLNLAEGYRKIGRFAEMEPLMKQALAIQQEANGPESFPVATCLNNLGDYYRETGNYGLAETYLQQALSIVEKIDGKQSLELCPTLINLGVQAEARFDFQTAESYYRRALTIQEHQSVKDELQIANTYLNLSRVFFAQGNLDRDIELKKRVLTIFEKVLPSSHPSINWGYRNLGRAYLAAKDYPQATIFLEKAQAHLLGQAVPSIEDLVFIYFNLGNLYWKLNDLNQAEFYFNKALTEVENVPDTSSANNSGVFITLFSFYSQTGDFQRAKTYLGKFQDLIEKRLVTNLITGSENQKQLLIKGQWGWFDHAISFHLAHFAEQSNLSQLALQAILRKKGRALDAMTNNINTLRSQSSPEGQAAMDELFVLRSRLSALSLRGPGKTPIEQYRAKLADLEKQTSRLETKLSTLSFQYRQLATPVNLPDIQAAIPEQSTLVEYCVYVPYSTQTWGSPRYAVYTLDRSGKIGFADLGERSEIDNLIKEFRQALAAAGDQRNLTKINLSTERRRSLNQVQKLARQLDAKLLQPVRKFIGNKDHLLISPDGALNLIPFAALVDESHRYLVESHEITYLSSGRDLLRLKDKIPTSQPALVLANPKFDDGPGPTIFGQHFDPLVQLPGGEQEGKLLKSLFPKTQLKQGGDATETILKQTQQPEILHIATHGYFLEPDQTTQALTQTLENRSLSLGLSDQTVSPEFIRQSSPLLRSMLFFSGANRPQTPTEAGDDGILTALEVASLNLWGTKLVVLSACDTGVGEVKRGDGVFGLRRALVLAGSESQMISLWPVSDAGTRELMFKYYRRLKAGEGRSKALRNAQLDLIKNPKRKHPYFWASFIQSGEWANLNGKR